Proteins co-encoded in one Hyla sarda isolate aHylSar1 chromosome 4, aHylSar1.hap1, whole genome shotgun sequence genomic window:
- the LOC130367342 gene encoding vascular cell adhesion protein 1-like has protein sequence MARAVKCAHLMVLSVIGVFLSTGQAGEACELRTLSSEMFAPLGELVLLNCTVTCPNTPIWESRLEKRNPQMGPTWASIEVLVDDWEKSQLVCLQTLDDESLLESKVVVRAYALPTEVTIDMDEEMKEGTAHNVTCTVYDVAPVENLQIQLLRANTVINSSLFKEDGRRGKQTVKATYDLTASRTDNLQNFSCLANLVVTRSFAFSSSSVTLRTYGQPDVPVVTITPDSNIQEGESFNITCLSDGSPSPEYHWIVPTGAEVTYTQSSSIILATRAGLSHNGTYTCVASNKHGRVTASQNVQVTPLTKGLPRGRIGDICSAVLVFIISLSIYCKTSIHLL, from the exons ATGGCGCGGGCGGTGAAGTGTGCTCATCTGATGGTCCTATCAGTCATTGGAGTCTTCCTTTCTACAG GACAAGCTGGGGAGGCATGTGAATTAAGAACTCTTAGTTCCGAAATGTTTGCTCCACTGGGAGAATTGGTTCTGCTCAACTGCACCGTTACCTGTCCTAATACACCTATCTGGGAATCCAGACTAGAGAAGAGGAATCCACAGATGGGGCCAACTTGGGCATCGATAGAGGTTCTTGTAGATGACTGGGAGAAATCTCAACTGGTTTGTTTACAGACATTAGATGATGAAAGCCTATTAGAATCAAAGGTGGTGGTCAGGGCTTATG CACTGCCCACCGAAGTGACAATAGATATGGATGAAGAGATGAAGGAGGGAACAGCCCacaatgtcacctgcactgtctacGACGTGGCTCCAGTGGAGAATTTACAAATACAACTGCTCAGAGCCAACACTGTCATCAATAGTTCATTGTTCAAAGAAGATGGACGACGAGGCAAACAGACGGTAAAGGCCACGTACGATCTCACAGCTAGTCGTACGGACAATCTCCAGAACTTCTCCTGTCTGGCCAACTTGGTGGTAACAAGGAGTTTTGCATTCAGTTCTTCCAGCGTGACTCTAAGGACATATG GTCAACCAGATGTTCCTGTTGTCACCATTACACCTGACTCAAATATTCAGGAAGGAGAGTCCTTTAATATAACCTGCCTATCAGATGGTTCTCCTAGCCCCGAGTACCACTGGATAGTCCCTACTGGTGCTGAGGTGACTTACACTCAGAGTAGTTCGATAATATTGGCTACAAGGGCTGGTCTAAGTCATAATGGAACCTACACTTGTGTGGCCAGTAATAAACATGGACGGGTCACTGCTTCCcagaatgtacaggttacaccaCTAACCAAAG